Within the Clostridium scatologenes genome, the region GTGAGGAATGCTTTATTATAAAAAATGTAAAATTAAAAATTTAATACTTTTGAAAGGTTTTAGTAAGTTTTTCTTATAAAATATTGTTTATTATAAAAGCATGATTTATAAGAAGGAGGAAGCTTAAAAATGAATGAATATGCAATTAGATCTAGTAATATTACAAAAATATATGGAAAGCATAAAGTGTTAGACCATGTGTCTATGAATATTAAGAAGGGTGACATATATGGCTTTATAGGGAAAAATGGTGCTGGTAAAACAACGATGATTAGAGTACTTGCTGGACTTGCAATACCTGATGAAGGACAAGTTGAATTATTTGGACATAGTGAAGAAAAAGAACTTATAAAGGAAAGAAGAAGAATTGGTACATTAATAGAATCACCAGCTATTTATCTTAATATGACTGCTAAGGAAAATCTTGAACTTATTAAGATTCAAAGGGGGATACCTGGAACTAAATGTATTGATGAAGCTTTAAATTTAGTATGTCTTGAAAATGTTGGCAAAAAGAAAACCAAGAATTTTTCTTTAGGAATGAAACAAAGGTTAGGAATTGCTATGGCACTTTTAAGCGATCCAGAACTTTTACTTTTGGATGAACCCATAAATGGATTAGATCCAATTGGAATAAAAGAAATAAGAGAACTTTTAATTAAACTGAATAGAGAAAGAGGAGTCACCATTTTAATATCAAGCCACATATTATCCGAACTTACTCAGATTTCAAATAGATATGGCTTTATAAATAATGGAAAGTTAATTAAAGAAATGACAGCTACTGAGTTTTCAAGTA harbors:
- a CDS encoding ATP-binding cassette domain-containing protein — protein: MNEYAIRSSNITKIYGKHKVLDHVSMNIKKGDIYGFIGKNGAGKTTMIRVLAGLAIPDEGQVELFGHSEEKELIKERRRIGTLIESPAIYLNMTAKENLELIKIQRGIPGTKCIDEALNLVCLENVGKKKTKNFSLGMKQRLGIAMALLSDPELLLLDEPINGLDPIGIKEIRELLIKLNRERGVTILISSHILSELTQISNRYGFINNGKLIKEMTATEFSSKCRTYLHLKVRNASDALIILENEVGMRDYEILPDNIIRVYDEFDSERITLTLAKHNIGIKEILPMGETLEDYFTKLVGGEGNE